A single Thermaerobacter sp. FW80 DNA region contains:
- a CDS encoding DUF4342 domain-containing protein, translated as MKRVTELEKIDILRERAGVSYRRAKEILDACGGDVVQALIRLEDEARRNTWQERIQVQGAELVDRVRQLINEGNVRRIVIRNQDGQTLVELPVTVGALGALLAPMLAVVGVIAALVTRATIVVERRSDSDGQGPGQGTGAAAGGAGQPPSGGAAGGSGAEPGRGGDDEGALG; from the coding sequence GTGAAGCGGGTGACGGAGCTGGAGAAGATCGACATCCTGCGGGAACGGGCGGGGGTCAGCTACCGGCGCGCCAAGGAGATCCTGGATGCGTGCGGCGGCGACGTGGTCCAGGCGCTGATCCGGCTCGAGGACGAGGCCCGTCGCAACACCTGGCAGGAGCGCATCCAGGTGCAGGGGGCCGAGCTGGTCGACCGGGTGCGGCAGCTGATCAACGAGGGCAACGTGCGGCGCATCGTGATCCGCAACCAGGACGGCCAGACCCTGGTGGAGCTGCCGGTCACCGTGGGGGCGCTCGGCGCCCTGCTGGCGCCGATGCTCGCCGTGGTCGGCGTCATCGCGGCCCTGGTCACGCGGGCGACCATCGTGGTCGAACGCCGCAGCGACAGCGACGGGCAGGGGCCGGGTCAGGGCACCGGCGCCGCCGCCGGCGGCGCCGGCCAACCGCCGTCGGGCGGCGCGGCCGGGGGCTCGGGGGCGGAGCCCGGGCGCGGTGGCGACGACGAGGGCGCCCTCGGGTAG
- the recO gene encoding DNA repair protein RecO, translated as MPLYTVEGVVLRTREYGERDRLVTLLDREGVRRTVLAKGVRRPKSSLAAGVQPYTHSRFLLWKGRSLDGVSQVQVLEALTGLRASLEALAAAAYVAELAEAFTQEGAASPGVFPVVLAVLRRLDAAPADGRVHALWLRHAELRLLDLAGLGMQLDACQGCGRPLAAEAAPTAAAGDPRPLPGAGRPAAYSAEAGGVLCERCAPERPAALPLDPATWQVLRRVRRLTPTLAARLRPGDTVLARAAEVVQTHLVYHLGRPFRSHGFLAILEEARWSSGAPR; from the coding sequence GTGCCGCTGTACACCGTCGAGGGCGTCGTGCTGCGAACCCGGGAATACGGGGAGCGGGATCGCCTGGTCACGCTGCTGGACCGGGAGGGGGTGCGCCGCACCGTCCTGGCCAAGGGGGTGCGGCGTCCCAAGAGCTCCCTGGCCGCCGGGGTCCAGCCCTACACCCACAGCCGGTTCCTCCTCTGGAAGGGGCGCTCGCTGGACGGCGTCAGCCAGGTCCAGGTGCTGGAGGCGCTGACCGGGCTGCGGGCGAGCCTCGAGGCCCTGGCCGCCGCGGCCTACGTGGCCGAGCTGGCCGAGGCCTTCACCCAGGAGGGGGCCGCCAGCCCCGGCGTCTTCCCGGTGGTGCTGGCGGTCCTGCGCCGGCTGGACGCGGCGCCCGCCGACGGCCGTGTCCACGCCCTGTGGCTGCGCCACGCCGAGCTCAGGCTCCTGGACCTGGCCGGGTTGGGCATGCAGCTGGACGCCTGCCAGGGCTGCGGGCGACCGCTGGCGGCGGAAGCGGCCCCGACCGCGGCGGCGGGCGACCCGCGGCCGCTCCCCGGCGCGGGCCGCCCGGCGGCCTACAGCGCCGAGGCGGGGGGCGTCCTCTGTGAGCGATGCGCCCCGGAGCGCCCGGCGGCCCTCCCCCTGGACCCGGCCACCTGGCAGGTGCTGCGGCGGGTGCGCCGCCTGACGCCGACCCTGGCCGCCCGCCTGCGGCCGGGCGACACGGTCCTGGCCCGGGCGGCGGAGGTGGTGCAGACCCACCTGGTCTACCACCTCGGTCGGCCCTTTCGGTCCCACGGCTTTCTGGCCATACTGGAGGAAGCACGGTGGTCGTCGGGGGCGCCGCGCTAG
- the glyS gene encoding glycine--tRNA ligase subunit beta, producing MEERLDLLVEVGCEEIPAADCAEARRQLAERAGTVLAEAGLPYELVRALGTPRRLTLVVKGLAARQASRESWVRGPARAVAYGPDGQPTRAALGFARAQGVAVDDLVVRETPQGEYVFARKVEEGRPAAAVLAETLPGILGGLEFRRTMRWGAGEHRFVRPVHWLVALLGEEVLPFAFAGVQAGRVSYGHRFLHPGPVELASASEEEYRRRLADAYVVVDPEERRERIVEQARAAAAAVGGEVEVDPELLAEVVDLVEYPTAFVGSFAEGMLELPRDVLVTTMKVHQRYFPVRRPGESRLLPHFVAVRNGDERHLDTVRRGNERVIGARLADARFFFQQDLRRRLADRVPDLERVSFLPDLGTLLDKTRRLERLVAWLAERLGLPAAEREHAVRAARLAKADLVTAMVYEFPELAGRMGREYALRDGEPPAVAEALAEQYLPRGGDDDELPSTWPGLLLAIADRADTLAGCFAAGLEPTGSQDPYGLRRAAVGLLRLLAGDAARGADAPQQGGAQAVDPAGGQAPAGDPAPGSDPVRHAPSRDEPVASRGVPGTGRGGPDRTAAMGVGRGLVLPPGAAMPALDAVLDEALAGYRPPVAPPTVEVRFDPAAVRDRLLDFLAARLRVLLAEAGYAHDVIQAVLAVDRTDVAGVWARARAVTELLASPLAADVLTVHRRAANLAGRAEGGPIDPALFREPEEGELHAALQSAAEAAGRALDAGDYTAYFQAVARLRPAVDAFLDRVLVMAEEPALRANRLALLKGVADLAGRVAALGELAVTRS from the coding sequence ATGGAGGAGCGGCTGGATCTGCTGGTGGAGGTCGGTTGCGAGGAGATCCCGGCGGCCGACTGCGCCGAGGCCCGCCGCCAGCTGGCGGAGCGGGCGGGCACCGTGCTGGCGGAGGCCGGCCTGCCCTACGAGCTGGTGCGGGCGCTGGGCACGCCGCGCCGGCTGACCCTGGTGGTCAAGGGGCTGGCCGCGCGCCAGGCGTCGCGGGAGTCGTGGGTCCGGGGCCCGGCGCGGGCCGTCGCCTACGGACCCGATGGGCAGCCCACCCGCGCCGCCCTGGGCTTCGCCCGGGCCCAGGGCGTGGCGGTCGACGACCTGGTCGTCCGGGAGACGCCGCAGGGCGAGTACGTGTTCGCGCGCAAGGTGGAGGAGGGGCGGCCCGCGGCGGCGGTGCTGGCGGAGACGCTGCCCGGCATCCTCGGCGGCCTGGAGTTCCGCCGCACCATGCGCTGGGGGGCGGGGGAGCACCGGTTCGTCCGGCCGGTCCACTGGCTCGTGGCCCTGCTGGGCGAGGAGGTCCTGCCCTTCGCCTTCGCCGGGGTGCAGGCGGGCCGGGTGAGCTACGGGCACCGCTTCCTCCACCCCGGGCCGGTGGAGCTGGCCTCGGCCTCGGAGGAGGAGTACCGGCGCCGCCTGGCCGACGCCTACGTGGTGGTCGACCCGGAGGAGCGTCGGGAGCGCATCGTCGAGCAGGCCCGGGCGGCGGCCGCGGCCGTGGGCGGCGAGGTGGAGGTCGACCCGGAGCTCCTGGCCGAGGTGGTCGACCTGGTGGAGTACCCGACGGCCTTCGTCGGATCCTTCGCCGAGGGGATGCTGGAGCTGCCGCGGGACGTGCTGGTGACCACCATGAAGGTCCACCAGCGCTACTTCCCCGTGCGCCGGCCTGGCGAGAGCCGGCTGCTGCCCCACTTCGTCGCCGTCCGCAACGGGGACGAGCGGCACCTGGACACCGTCCGGCGGGGCAACGAGCGGGTGATCGGCGCCCGCCTGGCCGACGCCCGGTTCTTCTTCCAGCAGGACCTGCGGCGGCGCCTGGCGGATCGGGTGCCCGACCTGGAGCGGGTCTCCTTCCTGCCCGACCTCGGCACCCTGCTCGACAAGACGCGGCGCCTTGAGCGGCTGGTCGCCTGGCTGGCGGAGCGGCTCGGCCTGCCGGCGGCGGAGCGCGAGCACGCCGTCCGGGCGGCCCGGCTGGCCAAGGCCGACCTGGTCACCGCCATGGTCTACGAGTTCCCCGAGCTGGCGGGCCGGATGGGCCGGGAGTACGCGCTCCGCGACGGCGAGCCGCCGGCGGTGGCCGAGGCCCTGGCCGAGCAGTACCTGCCGCGGGGCGGGGACGACGACGAGCTGCCGTCCACCTGGCCGGGCCTGTTGCTGGCCATCGCCGACCGGGCGGACACCCTGGCCGGCTGCTTCGCCGCGGGCCTCGAGCCCACGGGCTCCCAGGACCCCTACGGCCTGCGCCGGGCGGCCGTCGGCCTGCTCCGGCTGCTGGCCGGAGACGCCGCCCGGGGCGCGGATGCCCCGCAGCAGGGCGGCGCGCAGGCCGTGGACCCGGCGGGCGGGCAGGCGCCGGCCGGCGACCCCGCGCCCGGGTCGGATCCGGTGCGGCACGCCCCGTCGCGCGACGAACCGGTGGCGTCTCGCGGCGTCCCAGGGACCGGTCGCGGTGGCCCGGACCGCACCGCTGCCATGGGGGTGGGGCGAGGGCTCGTCTTGCCGCCGGGGGCCGCCATGCCGGCGCTGGACGCCGTGCTGGACGAGGCCCTGGCCGGTTACCGGCCGCCCGTGGCGCCGCCCACGGTGGAGGTCCGGTTCGACCCGGCGGCGGTCCGGGACCGGTTGCTGGACTTCCTGGCGGCGCGGCTGCGGGTCTTGCTCGCCGAGGCGGGCTATGCCCATGACGTGATCCAAGCGGTGCTGGCGGTGGACCGCACCGACGTGGCCGGCGTCTGGGCGCGGGCCCGGGCGGTGACGGAGCTCCTGGCGTCGCCCCTGGCCGCCGACGTGCTGACCGTACACCGGCGGGCGGCCAACCTGGCCGGGCGGGCCGAAGGTGGTCCCATCGATCCGGCCCTGTTCCGGGAACCCGAGGAGGGCGAGCTGCACGCGGCGTTGCAGTCCGCGGCCGAGGCCGCCGGGCGGGCGCTGGACGCCGGCGACTACACGGCCTATTTCCAGGCCGTCGCCCGCCTGCGTCCAGCGGTGGACGCGTTCCTGGACCGGGTGCTGGTCATGGCGGAGGAACCGGCCCTGCGGGCCAACCGCCTCGCTCTGCTCAAGGGTGTGGCGGACCTGGCAGGCCGGGTAGCCGCTCTCGGGGAGCTGGCGGTGACCCGTTCTTAG
- the mgtE gene encoding magnesium transporter, translated as MAGGMERERTGGSPGPVGPGAGGARGDEPAPAGSGSEAAPAHGAAAAKGWEEQLARAVAAGEAEAAVRLAAEVHPADLAEFVLKMPAEARSRLLAWLPPEQAAQVVEELPAAVQSEVLAVLGRRRAGAVLEEMSSDEVADLLGELPPQRAVDLLGLLQEDEAADVRSLLAYLDDTAGGLMTTEFVALQDDLTAAEAIDALRRLAPDAETIYYVYVVDREERLQGVLSLRELIVAPPETPIRQIMRTRVVTVPPDMDQEEVARVVAKYDLLAVPVVDGAGRILGIVTVDDVVDVLEEEASEDIYRLTATPHGVAAAGSPWLRARLRLPWLVGLLLGELVVAKVIQGFEGTLERVAQLAYFIPLLAATAGNVGTQSLATAVRGLATGEIARGQAPRVLLRELQVGLLLAVALAATSAVLVYAVLGDGPVAVTVGVAMGVNTLVAAAIGVLVPLALHWLRVDPAVASGPFVTTTLDVVGTLVYFLTATWLLFRAAG; from the coding sequence GCCCCGGCCGGCTCCGGCTCCGAGGCCGCGCCCGCCCACGGCGCGGCAGCGGCCAAGGGATGGGAGGAGCAGCTAGCGCGGGCGGTGGCGGCCGGGGAAGCCGAGGCCGCGGTGCGCCTGGCCGCCGAGGTCCATCCCGCCGACCTGGCCGAGTTCGTCCTGAAGATGCCAGCCGAGGCTCGCTCCCGCCTGCTCGCGTGGCTTCCGCCCGAGCAGGCGGCCCAGGTGGTGGAGGAGCTACCCGCGGCCGTCCAGTCCGAGGTCCTGGCCGTCCTCGGTCGCCGCCGGGCGGGCGCCGTGCTGGAGGAGATGTCCAGCGACGAGGTGGCCGACCTGCTGGGCGAGCTGCCGCCGCAACGGGCCGTGGACCTGCTGGGCCTGCTGCAGGAGGACGAGGCCGCCGACGTGCGGTCGCTGCTTGCGTACCTGGACGACACCGCCGGCGGCCTCATGACCACCGAGTTCGTCGCCCTGCAGGACGACCTGACGGCCGCCGAGGCCATCGACGCCCTCCGCCGGCTGGCTCCCGACGCCGAGACCATCTACTACGTCTACGTGGTGGACCGCGAGGAGCGGCTGCAGGGGGTCCTCTCCCTGCGGGAGCTCATCGTGGCGCCGCCCGAGACGCCGATCCGCCAGATCATGCGCACCCGGGTGGTGACGGTGCCGCCCGACATGGACCAGGAAGAGGTGGCCCGGGTGGTGGCCAAGTACGACCTGCTGGCGGTGCCCGTGGTCGACGGCGCGGGCCGCATCCTCGGCATCGTCACCGTCGACGACGTGGTGGACGTCCTGGAGGAGGAGGCCAGCGAGGACATCTACCGCTTGACGGCCACCCCCCACGGCGTCGCGGCGGCGGGGAGCCCCTGGCTGCGGGCCCGGCTGCGGCTGCCCTGGCTGGTGGGCCTGCTCCTGGGCGAGCTGGTGGTGGCCAAGGTGATCCAGGGCTTCGAGGGGACGCTGGAGCGGGTGGCGCAGCTGGCCTACTTCATCCCCCTGCTGGCGGCGACCGCCGGCAACGTGGGCACCCAGTCGCTGGCCACGGCGGTGCGGGGCCTGGCCACCGGGGAGATCGCCCGCGGGCAGGCGCCGCGGGTGCTGCTGCGGGAGCTGCAGGTGGGGCTGCTGCTGGCCGTGGCCCTGGCGGCCACCAGCGCCGTGCTGGTCTACGCCGTGCTGGGCGACGGGCCGGTGGCCGTGACGGTGGGGGTGGCCATGGGCGTCAACACGCTGGTGGCGGCGGCCATCGGCGTGCTGGTGCCCCTGGCCCTCCACTGGCTCCGGGTGGACCCGGCGGTGGCGTCGGGACCCTTCGTCACCACCACCCTGGACGTGGTGGGGACGCTGGTGTACTTTCTGACCGCGACGTGGCTGCTGTTCCGGGCGGCGGGGTGA
- the glyQ gene encoding glycine--tRNA ligase subunit alpha → MDFQAMILRLNRYWAEQGCVLAMPYDVETGAGTMNPLTFFRALGPEPWRVAYVEPSRRPADGRYGENPNRLYQHWQYQVILKPSPPDVQELYLGSLEALGIRPEEHDIRFVEDNWEWPSGGAWGLGWEVWLDGMEITQFTYFQQVAGFECKPVSVELTYGLERIATYLQGVDTVFDIRWVDGVTYGEMFRMAEYEHSAYSFERADVDMLRRWFDDAAREAARALERGLVLPGYDYVLKCSHLFNVLEARNAVSANERTALLGRVRGLARKAAEVYLAQRERLGYPLLEVGAWAAGSSRSDEPAVRVAEG, encoded by the coding sequence GTGGACTTCCAAGCGATGATCCTCCGGCTCAACCGCTACTGGGCCGAGCAGGGCTGCGTGCTGGCCATGCCCTACGACGTGGAGACGGGCGCCGGCACCATGAACCCCCTGACCTTCTTTCGCGCCCTCGGCCCCGAGCCGTGGCGGGTGGCGTACGTGGAGCCGTCCCGCCGGCCGGCCGACGGCCGCTACGGCGAGAACCCCAACCGGCTCTACCAGCACTGGCAGTACCAGGTGATCCTCAAGCCGTCGCCGCCCGACGTGCAGGAGCTCTACCTGGGCAGCCTGGAGGCCCTGGGCATCCGGCCCGAGGAGCACGACATCCGCTTCGTCGAGGACAACTGGGAGTGGCCCAGCGGCGGCGCCTGGGGCCTGGGCTGGGAGGTGTGGCTGGACGGGATGGAGATCACCCAGTTCACCTACTTCCAGCAGGTGGCGGGCTTCGAGTGCAAGCCGGTCTCGGTCGAGCTGACCTACGGCCTGGAGCGCATCGCCACCTACCTGCAGGGCGTGGACACCGTCTTCGACATCCGTTGGGTCGACGGCGTCACGTACGGCGAGATGTTCCGCATGGCGGAGTACGAGCACTCCGCCTACAGCTTCGAGCGCGCCGACGTGGACATGCTGCGCCGCTGGTTCGACGACGCGGCCCGCGAGGCGGCCCGGGCCCTGGAGCGGGGCCTGGTCCTGCCCGGCTACGACTACGTGCTCAAGTGCTCCCATCTGTTCAACGTGTTGGAGGCCCGCAACGCCGTCAGCGCCAACGAGCGCACGGCGCTGCTGGGCCGGGTGCGGGGGCTCGCCCGCAAGGCGGCGGAGGTCTACCTGGCCCAGCGGGAGCGGCTCGGCTACCCGCTGCTCGAGGTGGGCGCGTGGGCGGCCGGTTCGTCCCGGTCGGACGAACCGGCCGTGCGGGTCGCCGAGGGCTAG